The following are encoded together in the Desulfoplanes formicivorans genome:
- a CDS encoding ABC transporter permease → MNIDVLIPLFAATIQSGTPILYATLGEIITEKSGVLNLGVEGMMLCGAFGGFLVAMLTGNPWLGFLAGGAFGALMGAIHGIVCLHFQGNQVVSGLALTILGTGLANYWGTPFVGQNAPGFTPFSFPLLGSIPIIGPIAFHHDALIYTSYCLPVLVWFVFRHTQTGLALRSVGEYPDAALAAGINIKAYRWAGILTGGFFIGLGGAYLSLAYTHLWTNGITAGRGWIAVALVIFAFWKPGKAVLGAYLFGGVMAFQFRLQAVGTNIPSSLLMMLPYALTILVLVLSSIKGKGSQAPGALGVNIEPAD, encoded by the coding sequence ATGAACATCGACGTCCTTATTCCTCTTTTTGCAGCGACCATCCAGTCCGGGACCCCGATCCTTTATGCCACCCTTGGAGAAATCATCACCGAGAAATCCGGGGTGCTCAATCTCGGGGTAGAGGGAATGATGCTCTGCGGGGCGTTCGGAGGCTTTCTCGTCGCCATGCTCACAGGCAATCCCTGGCTCGGCTTTTTGGCCGGCGGGGCTTTCGGAGCCCTCATGGGAGCCATTCACGGGATTGTCTGCCTGCATTTTCAGGGGAATCAGGTTGTTTCGGGCCTTGCTTTGACCATTCTGGGAACCGGACTGGCCAATTATTGGGGCACTCCGTTCGTGGGCCAGAATGCGCCCGGTTTTACTCCCTTTTCCTTCCCCCTGCTCGGTTCCATACCCATCATTGGTCCCATTGCCTTTCATCATGACGCCCTGATCTACACGTCCTATTGTCTTCCCGTGCTGGTCTGGTTCGTGTTCAGGCACACCCAGACAGGCCTGGCCCTGCGTTCCGTGGGTGAATATCCTGACGCAGCCCTGGCTGCCGGCATCAACATCAAGGCGTACCGCTGGGCAGGCATCCTGACGGGCGGTTTTTTCATCGGCCTTGGTGGGGCTTATCTCTCCCTGGCCTATACCCATCTGTGGACCAACGGAATCACTGCAGGCAGAGGCTGGATCGCCGTGGCCCTGGTCATCTTTGCCTTCTGGAAACCAGGCAAGGCGGTTCTTGGGGCCTACCTCTTCGGCGGCGTCATGGCCTTTCAGTTCCGGCTTCAGGCCGTGGGCACCAATATTCCGTCATCCCTCCTGATGATGCTCCCCTACGCCCTGACCATCCTCGTGCTGGTCCTGTCCTCCATCAAGGGCAAGGGCTCCCAGGCTCCCGGCGCTCTGGGCGTGAACATCGAACCCGCGGATTGA
- a CDS encoding ABC transporter permease, translating to MLDIRVHKRQVPLPWWGTCLVLSSAVLVSLIVSAGLLALQGKPALGGILLFLESGFGTSWAIQDCLAKAVPIFLCSLGVAITFRLQIWNIGAEGQYALGSVGATWAALTFPGLPWYLLLPLMLACATLLGGLWGLIPALLKIKLRVNEIIVTLMLNYIGILVLEYLVYGPWKDPASFGMPMTPTFSPGAIVGFIGETNVSWGIVLCMVIGMLMTVFLKYTRYGFALKACGENARAAKYAGLPYNGLIVMVMVFSGALAGWAGFLEASSSLNRLEPTIMAGYGYTAIVVAWLARLNPLSIGVASFLLAGLRVGVEGIQLDLQVPAAFGSVMEGLILLTILASSFFQHYTISGRKKSSGK from the coding sequence ATGCTCGATATCCGCGTGCACAAAAGACAGGTTCCCCTCCCCTGGTGGGGAACCTGTCTTGTTCTCAGCTCGGCTGTTCTGGTTTCCCTGATTGTGAGCGCAGGACTCTTGGCCCTGCAGGGAAAACCGGCTCTGGGCGGCATACTCCTTTTTCTCGAATCCGGATTCGGGACAAGCTGGGCCATTCAGGACTGTCTGGCCAAGGCTGTGCCCATTTTTCTGTGTTCCCTGGGCGTGGCCATCACGTTCAGGCTACAAATCTGGAATATCGGTGCCGAAGGCCAGTACGCCCTGGGCAGTGTGGGAGCCACCTGGGCGGCCCTGACCTTTCCCGGTCTGCCCTGGTACCTTCTCCTTCCCCTGATGCTGGCATGCGCCACCCTTTTGGGCGGCTTGTGGGGACTCATCCCGGCCCTGCTGAAAATCAAGCTCCGGGTCAACGAAATCATTGTCACCCTGATGCTCAACTACATCGGCATCCTTGTCCTGGAGTATCTGGTCTATGGCCCATGGAAGGACCCGGCCAGTTTCGGCATGCCCATGACTCCGACATTTTCTCCAGGCGCCATAGTGGGATTTATTGGAGAAACCAATGTGAGCTGGGGAATTGTGCTTTGCATGGTCATCGGCATGCTCATGACCGTTTTTCTCAAGTACACCCGGTACGGATTCGCCCTCAAGGCCTGCGGTGAAAACGCGCGTGCCGCCAAATACGCCGGGCTTCCCTATAACGGACTGATCGTCATGGTCATGGTTTTTTCCGGGGCCCTGGCCGGATGGGCGGGATTTCTGGAAGCATCGTCTTCCCTGAACCGCCTTGAGCCAACCATCATGGCCGGATACGGCTACACGGCCATTGTCGTTGCCTGGCTGGCCCGCCTCAACCCCCTGTCCATTGGCGTGGCCTCGTTTCTTCTGGCCGGACTTCGCGTGGGCGTGGAAGGCATTCAGCTCGACCTCCAGGTCCCGGCCGCTTTTGGCAGCGTCATGGAGGGGCTGATCCTCCTGACTATTCTGGCAAGCAGTTTTTTCCAGCATTACACGATTTCGGGCAGAAAAAAATCGTCCGGAAAATAG
- a CDS encoding flagellar basal body rod protein FlgB yields the protein MSLEISASALHAFQTRQQVTSNNIANVNTPGFTHDRVDMQETSTRGVRATIRQDDNQPPLQPSSLPDKETAPSTTDLTREMVEMTATQTAYDANATTLSSQAFLQGKLINEMV from the coding sequence ATGTCCCTGGAAATTTCAGCCAGCGCCCTGCACGCCTTCCAGACACGGCAACAGGTCACATCCAACAATATTGCCAATGTCAACACCCCGGGTTTCACCCATGACCGGGTGGACATGCAGGAAACCTCCACCAGGGGTGTTCGGGCAACCATCCGTCAGGATGATAACCAACCACCCCTCCAGCCATCCAGTCTCCCCGACAAGGAAACCGCTCCCAGCACCACGGATCTGACCCGGGAAATGGTGGAGATGACCGCCACCCAGACGGCCTATGATGCCAACGCGACCACGCTTTCGTCCCAGGCCTTTCTCCAGGGAAAACTGATCAACGAAATGGTGTGA
- a CDS encoding sigma-54 interaction domain-containing protein produces MTLDTSGIIGQSPALQEVFAILGKVAPTDSTVLVSGESGTGKELMVRALHRNSKRTGAPFVPVNCGAIPGELLESELFGHEKGAFTHAIRTRAGRFELADGGTVFLDEIGEMDLSLQVKILRVLQEREFERVGGTKTYKANVRIIAATNRDLEQEVAKGNFREDLFYRLNVIPIHLPPLRERQEDIPLLAHYFLQKFCKHQNRCLMRLAEETQNILLSYSWPGNVRELENFMERLSILCDGDVITPMDLPDKILKETGTKVSPPPKVQTRPMVQGFRFPAVRDMQEQGVGLKDFFDIMETHLLKEALYMADGVKNQAAEILGIKRTTLIEKLKKKKITS; encoded by the coding sequence ATGACATTGGACACTTCGGGAATCATCGGCCAAAGCCCGGCCCTTCAGGAGGTTTTTGCCATCCTAGGCAAGGTGGCCCCCACTGACAGCACGGTTCTGGTCAGCGGGGAATCCGGCACGGGCAAGGAACTCATGGTCAGGGCGCTGCATCGCAACAGCAAGAGAACAGGGGCTCCCTTCGTGCCGGTCAATTGCGGGGCCATCCCTGGCGAGCTTCTGGAATCCGAACTTTTTGGCCATGAGAAAGGAGCCTTCACCCATGCCATCAGAACAAGGGCTGGCCGCTTCGAGCTGGCTGATGGAGGAACCGTGTTCCTCGATGAAATCGGGGAAATGGACCTGAGCCTGCAGGTCAAGATCCTTCGGGTGCTGCAGGAACGCGAGTTCGAGCGGGTCGGCGGCACCAAAACCTACAAGGCCAACGTCCGAATCATTGCTGCGACCAACCGAGATTTGGAACAGGAAGTGGCCAAGGGCAACTTCCGGGAAGACCTGTTTTACCGCCTCAATGTCATCCCCATTCACTTACCACCCCTGCGGGAACGTCAGGAGGACATCCCTTTGCTGGCCCATTATTTCCTGCAAAAATTCTGCAAGCACCAGAACCGATGCCTCATGCGACTGGCTGAGGAAACTCAAAACATTCTTTTGTCATACTCCTGGCCGGGCAATGTCCGCGAACTGGAAAACTTCATGGAACGGTTGAGCATCTTGTGTGATGGGGACGTCATCACGCCGATGGATCTTCCGGACAAAATCCTTAAAGAAACCGGAACCAAAGTCTCTCCTCCCCCCAAGGTTCAAACCCGACCCATGGTTCAAGGCTTCCGCTTCCCGGCCGTGCGAGACATGCAGGAGCAGGGCGTGGGGCTCAAGGATTTCTTTGACATCATGGAAACCCACCTGCTCAAGGAAGCCCTGTATATGGCTGACGGCGTCAAAAATCAGGCTGCCGAGATTCTGGGGATCAAGCGTACTACACTGATCGAAAAGCTAAAAAAGAAAAAAATCACGTCCTGA
- the folE2 gene encoding GTP cyclohydrolase FolE2 codes for MQDIQSGPSRVPLAIDRVGVKNLTHPLIVRDREQGQQHTVATMDMSVDLPAAFKGTHMSRFLEALGDWTGILDYASFKQLLEDLTIRLQAKRAHLHFSFPYFREQSAPVSKSPALMDYQCSLQGRLEGRDMEMILGVDVPVMTVCPCSLAICDHGAHSQRAMVRIEARFSGLLWIEDLIDIGQQAGSSPVHALLKREDEKFVTDAAFDNAAFVEDVVRNAAQNLAKHPQVHGYKVEVESMESIHNHSAYACIETM; via the coding sequence ATGCAGGATATTCAGAGTGGCCCGTCACGGGTCCCCCTGGCCATTGACAGGGTCGGGGTCAAGAATCTCACCCACCCCCTGATCGTTCGCGATCGGGAACAGGGACAGCAGCATACCGTCGCCACCATGGACATGAGTGTCGATCTGCCTGCGGCGTTCAAGGGAACGCACATGAGCCGTTTTCTCGAGGCATTGGGAGATTGGACCGGGATTCTCGATTACGCCAGCTTCAAGCAATTGCTTGAGGATCTGACCATTAGACTCCAGGCCAAGCGGGCCCATCTGCACTTCAGTTTTCCCTATTTCCGGGAGCAGAGCGCGCCAGTGAGCAAGAGTCCGGCCCTCATGGATTACCAATGCTCCCTGCAGGGCAGGCTCGAAGGCAGAGACATGGAAATGATCCTCGGTGTGGACGTGCCGGTCATGACCGTGTGTCCATGTTCCCTGGCCATCTGCGACCATGGAGCCCACAGCCAGCGCGCCATGGTCAGGATCGAGGCCAGATTTTCAGGCCTCTTGTGGATAGAGGACCTCATCGATATTGGACAGCAGGCGGGATCGTCACCGGTTCACGCCCTGCTCAAGCGGGAGGACGAAAAATTTGTCACGGATGCGGCCTTTGACAATGCAGCCTTTGTGGAAGACGTTGTCCGCAATGCGGCCCAAAACCTGGCAAAGCACCCCCAGGTTCACGGCTACAAGGTCGAGGTGGAAAGCATGGAGTCCATCCACAACCACAGTGCCTACGCCTGCATAGAAACCATGTAA
- the rdgC gene encoding recombination-associated protein RdgC, whose amino-acid sequence MSILAASTSLTRYRIVEEVPKELWAEVNERLRTFAFRDIDETADERSFGWVCFDNMLDEQWKTAPPEKGAYLAFSLRIDTRRIPAAVLKKHVQLAMEHQLELMKAQGKKFLTRDQKTEIKEQVKLKLRARTLPIPAYFNVVWDTDKQLVYLGNTTDKVKELFEELFTKTFGLNLEPQTPFFQALGAMGLHRLEELENLEPTIFI is encoded by the coding sequence ATGTCCATTCTTGCCGCTTCCACCAGTCTGACACGATACCGCATTGTCGAAGAAGTTCCCAAGGAACTCTGGGCCGAGGTCAACGAAAGACTTCGTACCTTCGCCTTCAGGGATATTGACGAAACCGCTGACGAACGCTCTTTCGGCTGGGTCTGTTTCGACAACATGCTTGACGAACAATGGAAAACCGCCCCGCCGGAAAAAGGGGCCTACCTCGCCTTCAGTCTGCGCATCGACACCCGACGCATCCCGGCAGCGGTCCTGAAAAAGCATGTTCAGCTAGCCATGGAGCATCAACTGGAACTGATGAAAGCCCAGGGCAAGAAATTCCTGACCAGAGATCAGAAGACCGAAATCAAGGAACAGGTCAAACTCAAACTCCGGGCCAGAACACTGCCCATTCCCGCCTATTTCAATGTTGTCTGGGATACGGACAAACAGCTCGTGTACCTTGGCAACACAACAGACAAGGTCAAGGAACTCTTCGAGGAACTCTTCACCAAGACCTTTGGCCTGAATCTGGAACCCCAGACACCGTTTTTCCAGGCCCTGGGCGCCATGGGCCTTCACCGTCTCGAAGAATTGGAAAATCTGGAACCGACCATCTTTATCTAG
- the nikR gene encoding nickel-responsive transcriptional regulator NikR translates to MGKTIRFGISLDSELLDKFDALCEEKCYQTRSEAIRDLIRNTLVEEEWKDLNKEMVGTLTLVYDHHQSDLAQKITEIQHNALDVITVSMHVHLDHHNCMEVLILRGEGEHIRQTSQRLISTKGVKYGKLSLSTTGKEII, encoded by the coding sequence ATGGGCAAAACTATCCGCTTCGGGATTTCTCTGGATTCCGAACTCCTCGATAAATTCGACGCCCTGTGTGAAGAAAAATGTTATCAGACCCGATCCGAAGCCATTCGCGATCTCATCCGCAACACCCTTGTGGAAGAAGAATGGAAAGATCTGAACAAGGAAATGGTTGGTACGCTCACCCTGGTCTACGACCACCATCAAAGCGATCTGGCCCAGAAAATCACCGAGATCCAGCATAACGCCCTGGACGTGATCACCGTGAGCATGCACGTCCACCTTGACCACCACAATTGCATGGAAGTGCTCATCCTGCGGGGCGAGGGAGAGCATATCCGCCAGACCTCCCAGCGACTGATCTCCACCAAGGGGGTCAAATACGGAAAACTCAGCCTCTCGACCACGGGTAAGGAAATCATCTAG
- the gpt gene encoding xanthine phosphoribosyltransferase has protein sequence MMPTDRYTKMYPVSWEQLHQDAKALTWKIMNQGTWKGIIAVTRGGLVPAAIVARELEIRLVDTVCVVSYSWQSQGDISVLKAVEGDGQDWIIIDDLVDTGKTAGVIRQMLPKAHFATVYAKPQGKPLVDTFVTEVSQDTWVLFPWDSELRLAEPIAQRQAATKQNPSSKE, from the coding sequence ATCATGCCAACAGACAGATACACGAAAATGTACCCGGTGTCCTGGGAACAGCTCCACCAAGATGCCAAGGCCCTGACCTGGAAAATCATGAACCAGGGAACCTGGAAAGGCATTATTGCCGTCACCCGGGGCGGACTGGTTCCTGCGGCCATTGTTGCCAGAGAATTGGAAATTCGTCTGGTGGATACGGTCTGCGTGGTCAGCTATTCATGGCAGTCCCAGGGAGACATTTCGGTTCTCAAGGCCGTGGAAGGCGACGGCCAGGACTGGATCATCATCGACGATCTCGTGGATACCGGCAAGACTGCCGGAGTGATCCGCCAGATGCTGCCCAAGGCCCATTTTGCCACGGTGTATGCCAAACCCCAGGGAAAACCTCTCGTGGACACCTTTGTCACCGAGGTCAGCCAGGACACCTGGGTTCTGTTTCCCTGGGATTCCGAGCTCAGACTTGCCGAGCCCATTGCGCAACGCCAAGCAGCCACAAAGCAGAATCCTTCGTCCAAAGAATAA
- a CDS encoding class I SAM-dependent methyltransferase: protein MLDFTTWPTSRIHVDIAGRTWALERIADLETLWDAMEDEGDDNHIPYWVELWPASLVLARWLEDNPESIRGKRCLDLGCGLGLTALIASSLGARVVALDYEWPAVYFARKNTAINQVPSPLWVQMDWCRPAFRPAVFDCIWGGDILYEQRFFEPIATLFDRMLAPKGRIILGTPERTVTQPVWGQLIQKGWQVREIETTRQALHTMDMSVKLMQLTL, encoded by the coding sequence ATGCTTGATTTCACCACCTGGCCAACCTCACGCATCCACGTGGACATTGCCGGACGAACCTGGGCTCTTGAGCGTATCGCCGACCTTGAAACCCTGTGGGACGCCATGGAAGATGAGGGAGACGACAACCATATTCCCTATTGGGTTGAACTCTGGCCTGCCAGCCTGGTCCTTGCCCGGTGGCTTGAGGACAATCCGGAATCCATCCGGGGCAAACGATGTCTGGATCTGGGCTGCGGCCTGGGCCTCACGGCCCTGATTGCCTCATCTCTGGGTGCCCGGGTCGTGGCCTTGGACTATGAATGGCCTGCGGTTTATTTTGCCCGGAAAAACACGGCCATCAACCAGGTTCCCTCTCCCTTGTGGGTTCAGATGGACTGGTGCAGGCCGGCTTTCAGACCGGCAGTTTTCGACTGCATCTGGGGAGGCGACATTCTCTACGAACAACGCTTTTTCGAACCCATTGCCACCCTGTTCGACAGGATGTTGGCCCCTAAAGGACGCATCATTCTTGGTACCCCGGAACGTACGGTCACCCAGCCGGTATGGGGTCAACTCATCCAGAAGGGCTGGCAGGTCCGAGAAATCGAAACCACCCGACAGGCCCTCCATACCATGGACATGTCCGTCAAGCTCATGCAGCTGACCCTGTAA
- a CDS encoding BMP family ABC transporter substrate-binding protein has product MIALVCAGVGTAGAKDIKVGYVYIGHIGDAGWTYAHELGRQAIDKMPGVTSSYVEAVPEGADSERVIKNMARKGYDLIFTTSFGYMDPTLKVARQFPKAVFMHCSGYKSSKNVGNYFGRMYQARYLSGMVAGGMTTSNKIGYVAAFPIPEVIRGINAFTLGVQAVNPHAQVNVVWTKTWYDPATEKEGGKSLLETGCDVIAQHQDTPGVQEAAQEAGKYSLGYNSDMSRFAPKAHLTAPVWNWGPFYKKIVTQVQNGTWKTGSYWPGLESGIIDLAPFGPMVPQDLQEKVLAAKKAIIDGTLKVFAGPVKDQTGKVVIPAGTSATDEQLLGMDWLVQGVQGSTK; this is encoded by the coding sequence ATGATCGCATTGGTATGCGCCGGAGTAGGTACTGCCGGGGCAAAGGATATCAAGGTCGGTTACGTGTACATAGGACATATCGGAGATGCCGGCTGGACCTATGCCCATGAACTGGGTCGCCAGGCCATCGACAAGATGCCAGGGGTCACCTCATCCTATGTGGAGGCCGTACCCGAAGGCGCCGATTCCGAACGGGTGATCAAGAACATGGCCCGCAAGGGGTACGACCTGATCTTCACCACCAGTTTCGGTTACATGGATCCGACCCTCAAGGTTGCCAGGCAGTTTCCCAAAGCCGTGTTCATGCACTGTTCGGGCTACAAATCATCCAAAAACGTGGGCAACTATTTCGGCCGCATGTATCAGGCCCGCTATCTCTCGGGCATGGTTGCCGGAGGCATGACCACTTCCAACAAGATCGGCTACGTGGCCGCGTTCCCCATCCCCGAAGTCATCCGGGGCATCAACGCCTTCACCCTGGGTGTCCAGGCGGTCAATCCCCATGCCCAGGTCAATGTTGTCTGGACCAAAACCTGGTATGATCCTGCCACGGAAAAAGAAGGGGGCAAGAGTCTGCTGGAAACAGGGTGTGACGTCATCGCCCAGCACCAGGACACGCCTGGGGTTCAGGAAGCAGCCCAGGAAGCAGGCAAATATTCCCTTGGGTACAATTCGGACATGTCCCGCTTCGCTCCCAAGGCCCACCTGACCGCTCCGGTATGGAACTGGGGTCCTTTCTACAAGAAGATCGTCACCCAGGTACAGAACGGAACCTGGAAGACCGGAAGTTACTGGCCCGGGCTGGAATCCGGTATTATTGATCTCGCGCCCTTTGGCCCCATGGTTCCCCAGGACCTCCAGGAAAAGGTGCTGGCTGCCAAAAAAGCCATTATTGACGGTACCCTCAAGGTATTTGCCGGTCCCGTCAAGGATCAGACCGGCAAGGTGGTCATCCCGGCCGGCACAAGCGCCACTGACGAGCAATTGCTGGGCATGGACTGGCTTGTCCAGGGCGTGCAGGGCTCAACCAAATAA
- a CDS encoding DUF3536 domain-containing protein, which translates to MSGYVCIHGHCYQPPRLDPWVEEFLAEPSAAPYLNWNERIAKECYSPLAWARRMEQGKVVEIINCYEWISFNFGPTLLTWMERHAPQTYARILQGDARSQARLGHGNALAQVYHHAIMPLSTDSDKDIEIAWAIQDFEARFQRRPEGMWLAETAVDTPTLEALARAGIGFTILAPHQAKAVATLDGKHVFGVDETTLDTSAPYRVNLPSGNSMVVFFYNGPLSRAVAFEQLLADGESFFRRIVSQAGAGLCSLATDGESYGHHFTFGEMALAYAIHRLRTDPKGYGLTNYAAWLENHPPSQSVILHEPSSWSCIHGVERWKSDCGCTDGGHPQWKQHWRQPLRRSLNYLRYYVEDHYRRKARPLFHDHAAALKDYGLVLAGKQDRASFLEEQCTPRGREQEELCLSLLTMQRWSLASFASCAWFFDDLGRIEPVIVLTCALRSLEVLLATGGRDVSPGFLEILEEAQSNDPSKGDGVAIWKNLVVPRRMDPLHLAGMLLVLGSKRLEWPGVEAFLVNRRDDQNGFTASLSVTWQRTGTRQKRSLGGTCGTGEQVFSIDDGQATYVVPRDMHAQVRGYLTWQRTSEFEAGERQRLVEMADQWSWLVQPFGEGQTSPLGHPGAIVPGVAWLWIRGDVVCSDAQKQWMRRFFAENMHAVAQVGSLLTSQVRTLLDKTPLPGTIILDMIERARAIGVEPYWWNVQNAIWTGRDRQEILVIAKAVGMVIEGES; encoded by the coding sequence ATGTCAGGCTATGTGTGCATCCACGGACATTGTTATCAACCCCCCCGGCTTGATCCCTGGGTGGAGGAATTTCTGGCCGAGCCAAGCGCGGCCCCGTACCTGAACTGGAATGAACGGATCGCCAAGGAGTGTTATTCGCCCCTGGCGTGGGCCCGACGCATGGAACAGGGCAAGGTGGTCGAGATCATCAATTGCTACGAATGGATCAGTTTCAATTTCGGACCGACCCTGCTTACCTGGATGGAACGTCATGCCCCGCAGACGTATGCCCGGATTCTCCAGGGGGACGCCAGAAGTCAGGCGCGGCTGGGGCATGGCAATGCGCTGGCCCAGGTTTATCACCATGCGATCATGCCCTTGAGTACGGACTCGGACAAGGACATTGAAATTGCCTGGGCCATCCAGGATTTTGAGGCCCGGTTCCAGCGCAGGCCCGAAGGCATGTGGCTGGCTGAAACCGCAGTGGACACCCCGACCCTTGAGGCCCTTGCCCGGGCCGGGATCGGATTCACCATCTTGGCTCCGCATCAGGCCAAGGCCGTGGCCACCCTGGATGGCAAACACGTTTTTGGCGTGGATGAAACCACGCTGGATACCTCGGCGCCGTATCGGGTCAATCTGCCTTCGGGAAACAGCATGGTTGTTTTTTTCTACAACGGTCCCCTGTCCAGAGCCGTTGCCTTTGAACAGCTTCTGGCCGATGGCGAGAGCTTTTTCCGACGCATCGTGTCCCAGGCTGGAGCAGGCCTTTGTTCCCTGGCCACGGACGGGGAATCCTATGGCCATCACTTCACCTTCGGGGAAATGGCCCTGGCCTATGCCATCCACAGGTTGCGCACGGACCCCAAAGGGTACGGACTGACCAACTACGCGGCCTGGCTCGAAAACCATCCGCCATCCCAATCCGTGATTCTGCACGAACCTTCCTCGTGGAGCTGCATCCACGGGGTGGAGCGGTGGAAGAGCGATTGCGGATGCACGGATGGCGGGCATCCGCAATGGAAGCAGCATTGGCGACAGCCGTTGCGGCGTTCGCTCAATTATCTCCGGTACTATGTGGAAGATCATTATCGGCGCAAGGCGCGCCCCCTTTTTCACGATCATGCCGCGGCCCTCAAGGACTATGGTCTGGTCCTTGCCGGCAAACAGGATCGGGCCTCCTTTCTTGAGGAACAGTGTACTCCAAGGGGCCGCGAACAGGAAGAATTGTGCCTGTCCCTTTTGACCATGCAACGGTGGTCTCTGGCCAGTTTTGCCAGTTGCGCCTGGTTTTTCGACGACCTCGGACGTATTGAACCGGTCATCGTCCTGACCTGTGCACTGCGCTCTCTGGAAGTGCTGCTGGCCACCGGAGGCCGGGATGTTTCTCCCGGGTTTCTGGAAATTCTCGAGGAGGCCCAGTCCAATGATCCGTCCAAGGGGGATGGGGTTGCAATCTGGAAGAACTTGGTTGTTCCCCGGCGCATGGATCCCCTCCATCTTGCAGGAATGCTCCTTGTTCTGGGGAGCAAGAGGCTTGAATGGCCGGGTGTGGAGGCTTTCCTGGTCAACAGGCGTGACGACCAGAACGGCTTTACCGCTTCCCTGTCCGTGACTTGGCAGCGCACGGGAACACGCCAAAAACGATCCCTTGGCGGCACATGCGGTACCGGCGAGCAGGTGTTCAGCATTGACGATGGCCAGGCCACGTATGTGGTCCCTCGGGATATGCATGCCCAGGTCCGGGGCTATCTGACCTGGCAGCGTACTAGTGAATTTGAGGCCGGGGAACGCCAACGTCTGGTTGAGATGGCAGATCAATGGTCATGGCTTGTGCAGCCCTTTGGGGAAGGCCAGACATCGCCCCTTGGCCATCCCGGAGCCATTGTTCCCGGTGTGGCCTGGCTGTGGATTCGCGGTGATGTTGTTTGTTCTGATGCTCAAAAACAGTGGATGAGGCGTTTTTTTGCCGAGAACATGCACGCAGTTGCCCAGGTCGGTTCCCTGCTTACCAGCCAGGTACGTACCCTGCTCGACAAGACGCCTCTGCCCGGAACGATCATTCTGGACATGATCGAACGGGCTCGCGCAATTGGCGTGGAACCCTATTGGTGGAATGTGCAGAATGCCATCTGGACCGGCAGGGACCGGCAGGAAATTCTGGTCATAGCCAAGGCCGTGGGCATGGTCATTGAGGGCGAATCATGA